The genomic DNA GGGCGCACGGATGCGGAGATCGAGGTCTTTGGCTCGGGGCTCATCGTGGAGCGTGAGGTCGAGTGTGACGACTTCGAGGGCTGGCGCGTTGGTGGCGTACGCGTGCTCAGGTTGCAGCGTGAATGCGGGCTTGGCCGGTGCGGGTTGAAGGAACAACCCGAGCGACGCGACGAGCGGCAGGATGAATGAGAGAGGCATGCGAGTACCCCCGTGATGCGTGTGCCCAGTTCAACGCCGCGGGGAGAAGTAGATTGCCGGGTGTGCGAGCCCTTCGGTTTCAGTCGTCCATGAGGGGCTTGCGCGGCTTCGGGGCGGGAGCGGGTTTGGGAGCGGAGGTGGGGCCGCCGAAGATGGCGGCATCGAGACTCGCGGGCCCCGCACCGAGGAAGAAGAGGGAGACTGCGGATGCGAAGAGGGAGAACTGGAGCATGAGGTGCTGCCATGCGGGGTCCATCATGGCGTAGTTGGGTAGGAAGCCGAACTGGGCGGTGCCGCCTTGGATGGCGGGGCCGATCTCGGTGAGCCACATGGCGACGGCCATGATGGAGGCGAGTCCGAGGGCGGAGAGGCGTGTGAAGAGGCCGATGACGAGGAGTGCTGCGGCGATGATCTCTGTGAGTATCGCGGCCCATGCGAGGAGGGCGGGCCAGGGTCTTTGTGCGAGGCGCTCGGGGGCGAGGGGCATGGGTGTGGAGCCATCGGGGCCGGGCGCGGGGTGTGCCGCGGCGTGGATGCTGAGTGCGATCATGAGCCCTGGCTTGACCTTTGCACCGTCGGGGAAGTCGGCGGCGGTGTAGGTGGGCTCGGGCTTTGTGGGTGTGGTGGTTGGGGCGGGTGTTTGAGGTGCTGGCTCTGTGGGTTGGAGGCGAGTGAGGTGTGGGATGTGAAGGGGAGAGCCGGCGTCGGCGCGGGTGGAATCGGGCGGCGCGGATTCGGGGGTGCCGGTGGGGGTGCCTGTGGGGGGTGGCGTGGGCGCGTCGGTTGGCGGCACGATGGGTGTGGGGGCGGTGGGATCGGGGAGTGGGGGGACGCGCGAGTCGGGCGAGGGGCTGGAGGGAGAGGGGGGTGGGGAGATTGCGCCGAGGTTGGCGAGTTGGGCGGCTTGTTCGGGCGAGGCGTCGATGGTGTGGATGACTTTGTTGAGCCCTGCGAAGAGGAAGATCGCGGCGAGCATGAGTCGGAGTGAGAGGGGTGCGAGTGCGAGGGCGATGGTGTCGCGGGTGCGCATGTCGGGCTCCGGTGTGGTCGAGCGGCGGGCGGGCGCGGGGGCGCGCGAGCCGCGGGGGATCATAGATGATCGGTCGATGTTCCCCGGACTGATCGGGTTTCGCTGTTGATCGGGAATGGGGGGCTGCGGTTGCGGGGGCGCGTGAGTATGTGGAGGCGGTTGGTGGGTTGGCGTTGGGGGCGAGTAGGATTGTGGACACCGAGCGGGTGTGGCGGAACTGGCAGACGCGCGGGATTTAGGTTCCCGTGGCCGAAAGGTCGTGCAGGTTCGATTCCTGTCACCCGCATTGAGTCGGGCCAACCCTTGAGGGGTTGGACCGGGGGTAGGTCAGGCAGAGTTAGGGTGGCATGCCTGCTCGCAGAGCAGGCATGTTCTGGGGTTTGAAAGGCATGCCTGCCCTTCGGGCCGGGCAAGCATGCCACCCGGGTACGTTACACTGCTTGGTGTGGTTGATCCCATTGAATACAAGCGTCTGAAGCGTCGGGAGGTGACAGGTCAGGCCCGAGCGCTGAACTTCTCGTGCTTCAACTCACGCCCTTTTCTCCAATCGGAACGCGCGTGTCTGTGGCTGGCTGAGGCGATCAGGGTGAATCTCGACAGGCACGTTTGCCATCTGTGGGCATACTGCTTCATGCCCACACACGTCCACTTGCTGGTGTATCCGCAGGCCGATCCGCCGCGCGTGGGTTGGTTTCTCGAATCGGTGAAGAAGTCGGTCGCGCTACGAGCGAAGCACTGGACGCAGACGCACGCACCGCATCGGCTCGCGGCGATGGCGGACGTTCGCCCGGACGGAAGGATCGTGCATCGGTTCTGGGAGCGAGGTGGCGGCTACGACCGGAATCTCTTCAAGGCGAGGGCGATCTGGTCCATGATCGACTACATCCACAGGAATCCGGTTTCTGACGGATTGTGCGAGAGAACCAGTGAATGGCGATGGTCCAGCGCGGGGTGGTATAGGGACAAGTCGCAGGGCGTGTTAACTCTGGATGTTTCCATGCGTCCCGCGAGGCCTGATAGACCGTAGAAATGCGCATGCTTGCTCTACGAGCAAGCATGCCACCCGAACTTTCTTTCTCTCACGCAAGAAGACATGCCTGCTCTACGAGCAGGCATGCCACGCAGCACATGGGATGTGTGTCGGTAACGATGTTTACACCCGGATCTTCTCGCGTACCGGATGCTGGAGCGAGATGGGATCTGGATAGCGGAAGATCTTGCCCTCGTAGTTGCGGAGGAGGAGCTCATCGCCTTCGCGTCCGACGACGTACTCGGGGGCGAGGGGGATTTTGCCGCCGCCGCCGGGGCCGTCGATGACGTATTGCGGCACGGCGTATCCGGTGGTGTGGCCTCGGAGGGCCTCGATGATCTTGAGTCCTGCCTCGACGGGTGTTCTGAAGTGCGAGGAGCCGGGGATGGGGTCGCACTGGTAGATGTAGTAGGGGCGGACGCGGATCTTCAGAAGGTTGTGCATCAGCGACTTCATGGTCTCCGGGTTGTCGTTGGTGCCCTTCAAGAGGACGGTCTGGCTGCCGAGCGGGATGCCGGCGTTGACGAGGCGGCCGCAGGACTGGGCGACTTCGGGCGTGACCTCGCGCGGGTGCATGAAGTGGACGGACATCCAGAAGGGGTGGCACTTCTGGAGGATGGAGACGAGGTTGGGGGTGATGCGCTGGGGAAGGACGGCGGGGATCTTGCTGCCGATGCGGATGAACTCGACGTGGGGGATGGCGCGGAGGCGCGTCAGGAGCCAGTCGATCTTGTCATCGTTCATCGTGAGCGGGTCGCCGCCGGAGATGAGGACGTCGCGGATCTCGGGGGTGGCCTCGATGTAGGCGAGGGCCCGCTCGAACTGCTTGGTGTTGAAGTGGTACTCGCCGGTCTTGCCGACGAGGCGAGAGCGGGTGCAGTAGCGGCAGTAGGTGGCGCAGAACGAGGTGACGAGGAAGAGCACGCGATCGGGGTAGCGGTGAACGAGGCCTTCGACGGGCATGTCGCCGTCTTCGTTGAGGGGGTCTTCGGCTTCCTGCTCGGAGTGGATGAGCTCGCCGCCGGTGGGGACCATGGTGCGGCGGATGGGGTCGTCGGCATCCTCGGGATCGATGAGTGAGGCGTAGTAGGGGGTGATGCCGACGGGGAGCTGCCCGCCGAGGTGGGTGACGGTGTCGCGTTCATCCTTGGAGAGGGTGAAGGCGCGCTGGAGGGTGTCCAGATCACGGATGCGCATGCGGAGCTGCCACTTCCAGTCGTTCCACTGGGCGTCGGTGGCGTCGGGGAAGACGCGGGCGCGGAAACGGCGCGTGCGTTCGGATTGCACAAAGCCGTCTGCGCGTGAGGCCTCCGCGGCTTCGCGGGCAGTCATCTGCTCGCTGAAGATTCGTGGAGCGGCCTGATTGGGAACGGGGGGCGGCGGAGTGAGCCGCGGGATACTTGGGGGCTCGTCGTCGTCTGAGCCGGTCTCTCGCGAGTTGTCGCAGGAGGCGGCATCGCTCATCGTCTCTTCAAGGACGAGGAGCTTGACGTGCTTGGCGGTGAGGTTTGAGGGAGAGGACGCGAGGCGAGCACCCGGGAGCGGGTCCACGATGTCCATGTGTTCCACTCGAGAGTGGAGGTCGTTACGTGTGAGTCGGACGCCCCGTAGTTCCATGCGTCCGACGGATCCGCGGCGCGACCAACCCAGCGCGGATCAAGAATGGTGAAGAGCGTATCGACTTGGCGCACCACGTCAACACCCACTCACCTGAAGGTGACAACAGATTCGGAACGCGGCGTTCCCGGTTCCGATCCGCAGCCGGGTCCGGTCATTCCTGACCGGGGTATGAGGGGAGCATCGGCAGGGCGCGAGGGTGCGCTCAGCGAAAGGCCCGGCTCTCGGATGGTCGAGCGCAATTGACAGGGCTCATCGGGTCACGGGAGGGTGAGAGGCGGATGTTATGAAGTGCAGTCGCAGCCACAGCCGCCCGGGGCGTCGGGTTCGCCGGGGTCTTTGGCGGGATGGCCGGCTTTCATGGCGGCCATGATGGCCTTGATGAGCGCCTCGGGGGGCGGGTTCTTTGCGGCCTGTTCTTCCATCGCGCGCTGACCGAGGCGGATGGTCGCCTGGTATTGCTGGAGGTAGCGATGGCAGGGGGGGCAGAGTTCGAGATGGAGCTCGAATTCGGTTCTTTTGGCGGCGGGGAGTGTGCCGTCGAGGTAGTCGATGAGGAAGTCGATGCACTCCTGGCACGTGTTGACGGCGATGGAGCCGTTGTGCTCGGCATCGTCGCTGGGCTTGTTGGAGCGGGAGCAACTCATCGGGTGTGTGTGGTCAACTGTGCGAGGTCAGGAAGGGTGGGAGTCGGATGATTCGGATTGTTCGGGGCGGAAGTGCGGGTCGAGGAGGGTGCGGAGGGCCTGGCGTGCGCGATGGAGGCGGGTTTTGACGGCGTTGGGCGTGATGCCGAGGGCGGCGGCGGTTGATTCGGTGTCGAGTTGCTCCACATCGCGCAGGATGAGGACGGTTCGGTAAGCGTCAGGAAGAGACTCGATCGCCTCTCGGACGAGGCGCCTGGTCTCATCGGCTTGGATGGGGTCCGGGCCCGGAAGGTTCCAGGGCTGGGCGGGATTCTCCGCGTGGCCGGTGGAGTCGAACTTGGGCAGCAGGTCCTCGATCGCGACCTCGTGACGCCGGTTTCGGGACCTGAGTTTCATCAGGGCGGCGTTGATGAGGATGCGGTGGATCCAGGTTCCGACCTGGCTTCCTTCCTGGAACTTGTCGAGGTTCTTGAAGGCGGAGAGGAAGGCCTCTTGGACGGCGTCTTCGGCGTCGGCCTCGCTGCCGAGGAAGCGTTTGGCGGTGGCGAGCATGCGGGGGGTGAGGTCGCGGACGATCTGCTCGTACGCGCCGGCATCACCGGAACGCAGACGCTCGACCAGATTGGTCTGGTCGGGTGGTTCGACGGGGATACGCGGAACGGTGGTCACGTTCCCATGGTATGGGGAGAGCGGGAAAAAGTTGAGCTGGTGGTCGAGCCGGGAGCGGGGTGAGTCACGCGGCGTGCTGGAAGACGTACCAGACGCTTCCGGGGTAGCGGTCTTCGAGGGCGTCCAAGACTCTGCCGACGATGTTTG from Phycisphaeraceae bacterium includes the following:
- a CDS encoding zf-HC2 domain-containing protein, translated to MSCSRSNKPSDDAEHNGSIAVNTCQECIDFLIDYLDGTLPAAKRTEFELHLELCPPCHRYLQQYQATIRLGQRAMEEQAAKNPPPEALIKAIMAAMKAGHPAKDPGEPDAPGGCGCDCTS
- a CDS encoding KamA family radical SAM protein — its product is MDIVDPLPGARLASSPSNLTAKHVKLLVLEETMSDAASCDNSRETGSDDDEPPSIPRLTPPPPVPNQAAPRIFSEQMTAREAAEASRADGFVQSERTRRFRARVFPDATDAQWNDWKWQLRMRIRDLDTLQRAFTLSKDERDTVTHLGGQLPVGITPYYASLIDPEDADDPIRRTMVPTGGELIHSEQEAEDPLNEDGDMPVEGLVHRYPDRVLFLVTSFCATYCRYCTRSRLVGKTGEYHFNTKQFERALAYIEATPEIRDVLISGGDPLTMNDDKIDWLLTRLRAIPHVEFIRIGSKIPAVLPQRITPNLVSILQKCHPFWMSVHFMHPREVTPEVAQSCGRLVNAGIPLGSQTVLLKGTNDNPETMKSLMHNLLKIRVRPYYIYQCDPIPGSSHFRTPVEAGLKIIEALRGHTTGYAVPQYVIDGPGGGGKIPLAPEYVVGREGDELLLRNYEGKIFRYPDPISLQHPVREKIRV
- a CDS encoding DoxX family protein; translation: MRTRDTIALALAPLSLRLMLAAIFLFAGLNKVIHTIDASPEQAAQLANLGAISPPPSPSSPSPDSRVPPLPDPTAPTPIVPPTDAPTPPPTGTPTGTPESAPPDSTRADAGSPLHIPHLTRLQPTEPAPQTPAPTTTPTKPEPTYTAADFPDGAKVKPGLMIALSIHAAAHPAPGPDGSTPMPLAPERLAQRPWPALLAWAAILTEIIAAALLVIGLFTRLSALGLASIMAVAMWLTEIGPAIQGGTAQFGFLPNYAMMDPAWQHLMLQFSLFASAVSLFFLGAGPASLDAAIFGGPTSAPKPAPAPKPRKPLMDD
- a CDS encoding sigma-70 family RNA polymerase sigma factor — its product is MTTVPRIPVEPPDQTNLVERLRSGDAGAYEQIVRDLTPRMLATAKRFLGSEADAEDAVQEAFLSAFKNLDKFQEGSQVGTWIHRILINAALMKLRSRNRRHEVAIEDLLPKFDSTGHAENPAQPWNLPGPDPIQADETRRLVREAIESLPDAYRTVLILRDVEQLDTESTAAALGITPNAVKTRLHRARQALRTLLDPHFRPEQSESSDSHPS